A region of Leifsonia xyli DNA encodes the following proteins:
- a CDS encoding ABC transporter ATP-binding protein — translation MSATLAFPGPAVQVAGLTKRFGSFTAIDDVSLTIAPNRIHGLLGRNGAGKTTLMQLVTGQDFPTAGDIRVFGEHPTENARVLQNLCFIKESQRYPEDFQPKHVFRSAPWFFENWDADFADQLIEEFGVPLDRRIKKLSRGQLSAVGVIVGLASRAPLTFFDEPYLGLDAVARQLFYDRLLEDFAEHPRTVVLSTHLIDEVANLLEQVVVIDQGRILMDEDAETLRTSATTVVGQRGAVDAFVRGRDVLHRDGLGGLASVTVAGLGPADRAEAAAAGLELAPVSLQQLIVRKTDIRETGIEQSA, via the coding sequence ATGAGCGCCACCCTGGCCTTCCCCGGCCCGGCCGTTCAGGTCGCCGGGCTCACCAAGCGATTCGGGTCGTTCACCGCGATCGACGACGTCTCACTCACGATCGCGCCGAACCGCATCCACGGTCTGCTCGGCCGCAACGGCGCGGGCAAGACGACGCTGATGCAGCTCGTCACCGGGCAGGACTTCCCGACCGCAGGCGACATCCGCGTCTTCGGCGAGCACCCCACCGAGAACGCCCGCGTGCTGCAGAACCTGTGCTTCATCAAGGAGAGCCAGCGCTACCCGGAGGACTTCCAGCCCAAGCACGTCTTCCGCAGCGCGCCGTGGTTCTTCGAGAACTGGGACGCCGACTTCGCCGACCAGCTGATCGAGGAGTTCGGCGTGCCGCTCGACCGGCGCATCAAGAAGCTGTCGCGCGGGCAGCTGTCGGCGGTCGGCGTGATCGTCGGCCTCGCGTCCCGCGCCCCGCTCACCTTCTTCGACGAGCCGTACCTCGGCCTCGACGCGGTCGCCCGGCAGCTGTTCTACGACCGGCTGCTGGAGGACTTCGCAGAGCATCCCCGCACGGTGGTGCTCTCCACCCACCTGATCGACGAGGTCGCCAACCTGCTGGAGCAGGTGGTCGTCATCGACCAGGGACGCATCCTGATGGACGAGGACGCCGAGACGCTCCGCACCTCCGCCACCACCGTGGTCGGGCAGCGCGGAGCCGTCGACGCCTTCGTCCGCGGACGCGACGTGCTGCACCGCGACGGCCTCGGCGGACTCGCGTCCGTCACCGTCGCGGGGCTCGGCCCGGCCGACCGGGCGGAGGCCGCCGCCGCGGGCCTCGAGCTCGCGCCGGTGTCGCTGCAGCAGCTCATCGTCCGCAAGACCGACATCCGCGAGACAGGAATCGAGCAGAGCGCATGA
- a CDS encoding GntR family transcriptional regulator, producing MIDEGKPIFVQIAEQLEDDIIDGVYPAETQVPSTNEFAAFHRINPATAGKGMGLLVDEGILYKKRGIGMFVTEGARERLIAKRRDAFPEEFLRPLLAEAAKLGIDSDQLTRMIATAAEAPSPTKGLSA from the coding sequence ATGATCGACGAAGGCAAGCCGATCTTCGTCCAGATCGCCGAACAGCTCGAAGACGACATCATCGACGGGGTCTACCCCGCCGAGACGCAGGTGCCGTCGACGAACGAGTTCGCGGCGTTCCACCGGATCAATCCCGCGACGGCGGGCAAAGGCATGGGTCTCCTGGTCGACGAGGGGATCCTCTACAAGAAGCGGGGGATCGGCATGTTCGTCACCGAGGGAGCACGCGAGCGGCTCATCGCCAAGCGCCGCGACGCCTTCCCGGAGGAGTTCCTCCGCCCGCTGCTGGCGGAGGCGGCCAAGCTCGGCATCGACTCCGACCAGCTCACCCGCATGATCGCGACGGCCGCCGAGGCGCCGTCCCCCACGAAAGGACTGAGCGCATGA
- a CDS encoding amidase codes for MADLHELTALELWQELQTGRVSPRELASHYLDRIERLNPQLGAFVTVTRDAALRRADEVAESVPKTAPLWGLPSGDKDLWQRAGVPTGFGSRAMAGFVPEQSDEIVEQLDATGAISLGKTNAPEFGLPAYTESLAAPPARNPWNPELGAGGSSGGAAVAVASGMLPFAPGSDGGGSVRIPAAACGLVGLKPSRGLVPAGSGIASLAGLVVDGPLARTVADAALLLDGMIAKRPDGTIDHHYTLRAPYDDDGPFLGTAVRGEGRFQIGVMTTSAWDSAYDITIAPEALDAVAKAAELLDTMGHGLEDTALESDDTYAPAFRTIWQAGAARIPAEGEVLDLLEPLTAWLVERGRALSARELGEALATLTEYERSFIRQLSTFDAVLTPAMALTPRPVGWYDQEDGERNFEQQVQYTPFTSMLNVTGLPAIVLPVSLTEEGVPMGVQLIGRPGGERTLLSLATQLERRIRWQERRPPVW; via the coding sequence ATGGCCGACCTCCACGAGCTGACCGCGCTGGAACTCTGGCAGGAGCTGCAGACCGGGCGCGTGTCGCCCCGCGAGCTCGCGTCCCACTACCTCGACCGCATCGAACGGCTGAACCCGCAACTGGGCGCGTTCGTCACCGTGACGCGGGATGCGGCCCTCAGGCGGGCCGACGAGGTCGCCGAGAGCGTGCCCAAGACCGCTCCGCTGTGGGGACTGCCCTCCGGCGACAAGGACCTCTGGCAGCGTGCCGGTGTCCCGACCGGGTTCGGGTCGCGCGCGATGGCCGGATTCGTGCCCGAGCAGAGCGACGAGATCGTCGAGCAGCTGGATGCGACCGGCGCCATCAGCCTCGGTAAGACGAACGCGCCCGAGTTCGGCCTGCCCGCCTACACGGAGTCGCTGGCGGCGCCGCCCGCGCGCAATCCGTGGAACCCCGAGCTGGGTGCGGGTGGGTCGAGCGGGGGAGCGGCCGTCGCGGTGGCGAGCGGGATGCTCCCGTTCGCGCCGGGGTCGGACGGCGGCGGGTCGGTCCGCATCCCCGCGGCGGCGTGCGGTCTCGTCGGGCTGAAGCCGTCGCGCGGACTCGTGCCCGCCGGCAGCGGCATCGCGTCGCTGGCCGGTCTGGTCGTCGACGGGCCGCTGGCCCGCACGGTGGCCGACGCGGCCCTCCTGCTCGACGGGATGATCGCGAAGCGGCCGGACGGGACGATCGACCACCACTACACGCTGCGCGCCCCCTACGACGATGACGGCCCGTTCCTCGGCACCGCGGTCCGCGGCGAGGGACGGTTCCAGATCGGCGTGATGACGACCTCGGCCTGGGACAGCGCGTACGACATCACGATCGCGCCGGAGGCGCTGGACGCCGTGGCGAAGGCGGCCGAGCTCCTCGACACGATGGGTCACGGGCTAGAAGACACGGCGCTCGAATCCGACGACACGTACGCGCCGGCGTTCCGCACCATCTGGCAGGCGGGCGCTGCCCGGATCCCCGCCGAGGGCGAGGTGCTCGACCTGCTCGAGCCGCTGACCGCCTGGCTGGTCGAGCGCGGCCGCGCCCTGAGCGCCCGCGAGCTCGGTGAGGCGCTGGCGACGCTGACCGAGTACGAGAGGTCTTTCATCCGCCAGCTGTCGACCTTCGACGCGGTGCTGACGCCCGCGATGGCGCTCACCCCGCGTCCGGTCGGCTGGTACGACCAGGAGGACGGCGAGCGCAACTTCGAGCAGCAGGTGCAGTACACGCCGTTCACCTCGATGCTCAACGTCACGGGCCTCCCCGCGATCGTGCTGCCGGTGTCGCTGACCGAGGAGGGCGTACCGATGGGCGTGCAGCTGATCGGGCGCCCCGGCGGCGAGCGGACGCTGCTGTCGCTCGCCACCCAGCTGGAGCGCCGCATCCGCTGGCAGGAGCGGCGGCCGCCGGTCTGGTGA
- a CDS encoding pyridoxal-dependent decarboxylase, translating into MSDRDEFGPVLDEAVVLAGRWLEGVRDGPIPPTADVEQVKDALGRELPDRGPDPVTVLRSLARGAEPGLMRIHSPRFHGWVMGGAQPVALGADWLTSAWDQNNGLRSVTPGVAGAEELAAEWLVDLLGLPSGSEVGFVTGATVANVAGLLAGRDEVLRRAGWDAAADGLAGGPRIRVLVGAERHGSVDSASAIAGLGHGRVIDVDDQGRMRVDALRAALDDGEGPAIVVLQAGNIHSGAFDPFEEAVEVAHAAGAWVHIDGAFGLWAAAAPRLRWLMAGAEQADSWATDAHKTLNVPYDCGIVAVADPAALHRTMAQHAAYLASSDTVADPSDRVPELSRRARGVPVYATLAQLGRSGVADLVQQLADAATAIAVGISGIPGAEILNEVVYTQVCAAFGYDERTRAIGAALLADGTALASPSTWHGRAVLRFSVSNWLTDQEEAARTVAAVERAVASVTVS; encoded by the coding sequence GTGAGCGATCGAGACGAGTTCGGTCCGGTGCTCGACGAAGCGGTGGTGCTCGCCGGGCGGTGGCTCGAAGGCGTGCGCGACGGGCCGATCCCGCCGACCGCCGACGTGGAGCAGGTGAAGGATGCGCTCGGGCGCGAGCTGCCCGATCGCGGGCCCGATCCGGTGACGGTGCTGCGGTCGCTCGCGCGCGGCGCGGAGCCCGGGCTGATGCGCATCCACTCGCCGCGGTTCCACGGCTGGGTGATGGGCGGCGCGCAGCCGGTGGCGCTGGGCGCGGACTGGCTCACGTCGGCGTGGGATCAGAACAACGGGCTGCGGTCGGTCACGCCCGGCGTCGCCGGGGCGGAGGAGCTGGCGGCGGAGTGGCTGGTCGACCTGCTCGGGCTGCCGTCGGGCTCGGAGGTCGGGTTCGTGACGGGTGCAACCGTCGCCAACGTCGCGGGCTTGCTGGCGGGTCGCGACGAGGTGCTGCGGCGCGCCGGCTGGGACGCCGCCGCCGACGGGCTGGCCGGAGGGCCGCGGATACGGGTGCTCGTGGGCGCCGAACGCCACGGCTCCGTGGACAGCGCCTCGGCGATCGCGGGGCTCGGGCACGGGCGTGTAATCGATGTGGACGATCAGGGCCGGATGCGGGTGGACGCGCTGCGCGCCGCGCTCGACGACGGGGAGGGGCCGGCCATCGTCGTGCTGCAGGCCGGGAACATCCACTCGGGCGCGTTCGACCCGTTCGAGGAGGCCGTCGAGGTGGCGCACGCCGCGGGTGCCTGGGTGCACATCGACGGGGCCTTCGGCCTGTGGGCCGCCGCAGCGCCGCGCCTGCGGTGGCTGATGGCCGGTGCCGAGCAGGCGGACTCCTGGGCGACGGACGCGCACAAGACGCTCAACGTCCCGTACGACTGCGGGATCGTGGCGGTCGCCGATCCCGCAGCACTGCACCGCACGATGGCGCAGCACGCGGCGTACCTGGCGTCGTCGGACACGGTCGCAGACCCGTCCGACCGCGTCCCCGAGCTGTCGCGCCGGGCCCGTGGTGTGCCGGTGTACGCGACGCTCGCTCAGCTCGGGCGATCGGGGGTCGCCGACCTCGTCCAGCAGCTCGCGGACGCAGCAACGGCGATCGCGGTCGGCATCAGCGGCATCCCGGGCGCCGAGATCCTCAACGAGGTCGTCTACACCCAGGTGTGCGCCGCGTTCGGATACGACGAGCGGACGCGCGCGATCGGTGCCGCGCTGCTGGCCGACGGGACCGCGCTCGCGTCGCCGTCCACCTGGCACGGGCGCGCGGTGCTGCGGTTCTCGGTCAGCAACTGGCTGACCGATCAGGAGGAGGCGGCCCGCACCGTCGCCGCCGTGGAGCGCGCCGTCGCCTCCGTCACCGTGTCCTGA
- a CDS encoding transferase: MAFTPPPAFTTRPTLQGRFGMSASTHWLATASAQAVLERGGNAFDAAVAGAFVLHIVEPHLNGPGGDLVALFATAEDPTPVVLSGQGPAPAGATREHYLAEGLELVPGAGALAAAVPGAVDAWLLLLKDHGTWELADVLAFALDYAEHGHPVLERVCATIRTVAPLFTEHWPTSAERWMPGGQIPEPGEVIVDPAYARVLRGLIAAGSDAASREDRIEAARTEWSTGFVAQAAAAFVKTPHRHSDGADHAGVIAERDFADYRAHYEDAVTLEFRGHTIAKTNAWSQGPALLETLAILDGFADDERLDPSTELGAHTVLEAQKLAYADRDAYFGDARVPVEALLSPEYAASRRELIGDRASAEFRPGRVPSAEPFLPPLRTEYTPPSGVAAEGVGEPTVSRTGETRGDTCHIDVVDRWGNIVSATPSGGWLQSSPTIPELGFCLGTRLQMTWLEEGSASTLTPGKRPRTTLTPTLVLRDGVPVTALGSPGGDQQDQWQLLYLLRTIVGGYTPQQAIDAPALHTTSIAESFWPRTWVPAGAVVESRLGDEVIAGLEARGHRISRAGDWTLGRLSSVGRDAATGILSAAANPRGMQGYAAGR, encoded by the coding sequence ATGGCCTTCACTCCTCCCCCGGCCTTCACCACGCGCCCGACCCTGCAGGGGCGGTTCGGCATGAGCGCGTCCACCCACTGGCTGGCGACGGCCTCGGCGCAGGCGGTGCTGGAGCGCGGCGGCAACGCGTTCGACGCCGCCGTCGCGGGTGCGTTCGTCCTCCACATCGTGGAGCCGCACCTCAACGGTCCGGGCGGCGACCTGGTCGCGCTGTTCGCGACGGCGGAGGACCCGACGCCGGTGGTCCTCTCGGGGCAGGGGCCGGCGCCGGCGGGCGCGACGCGCGAGCACTACCTCGCCGAGGGTCTGGAGCTCGTGCCCGGCGCGGGTGCGCTGGCGGCGGCGGTCCCCGGCGCGGTGGACGCGTGGCTGCTGCTCCTGAAGGACCACGGCACGTGGGAGCTCGCCGACGTGCTGGCCTTCGCCCTCGACTACGCCGAGCACGGGCATCCCGTGCTCGAGCGCGTGTGCGCGACGATCCGCACGGTTGCGCCGCTGTTCACGGAGCACTGGCCCACGTCGGCGGAGCGGTGGATGCCCGGCGGGCAAATCCCGGAGCCCGGCGAGGTGATCGTCGACCCGGCGTACGCGCGGGTGTTGCGCGGGCTGATCGCGGCCGGGTCCGACGCGGCGTCGCGGGAGGACCGCATCGAGGCCGCGAGGACCGAGTGGTCGACGGGCTTCGTCGCGCAGGCCGCCGCGGCCTTCGTGAAGACGCCGCACCGGCACTCCGACGGCGCCGACCACGCGGGCGTGATCGCCGAGCGGGACTTCGCCGACTACCGCGCGCACTACGAGGACGCGGTGACCCTGGAGTTCCGCGGCCACACCATCGCGAAGACGAACGCCTGGAGCCAGGGCCCCGCACTGCTGGAGACCCTCGCCATCCTCGACGGCTTCGCCGACGACGAGCGCCTCGACCCGTCGACCGAGCTGGGCGCCCACACCGTGCTGGAGGCGCAGAAGCTCGCCTACGCCGACCGCGACGCCTACTTCGGCGACGCCCGCGTGCCGGTGGAGGCGCTGCTCTCGCCCGAGTACGCCGCGTCGCGCCGCGAGCTGATCGGCGACCGCGCGTCGGCGGAGTTCCGGCCGGGACGCGTCCCCAGCGCCGAGCCGTTCCTCCCGCCGCTGCGCACCGAGTACACGCCGCCGTCGGGCGTCGCCGCGGAGGGCGTCGGCGAGCCGACGGTCTCCCGCACCGGCGAGACCCGCGGCGACACCTGTCACATCGACGTCGTGGACCGCTGGGGCAACATCGTCTCGGCCACCCCCTCCGGAGGCTGGCTGCAGTCGTCGCCGACCATCCCGGAGCTGGGCTTCTGCCTCGGCACGCGCCTGCAGATGACCTGGCTGGAGGAGGGATCCGCCTCCACGCTCACGCCCGGCAAGCGGCCGCGCACGACCCTGACGCCGACGCTCGTGCTCCGCGACGGCGTTCCGGTGACCGCTCTCGGCTCGCCCGGCGGCGACCAGCAGGACCAGTGGCAGCTGCTCTACCTGCTCCGCACGATCGTCGGCGGGTACACACCTCAGCAGGCGATCGACGCGCCGGCGCTGCACACGACGTCCATCGCGGAGTCGTTCTGGCCGCGCACCTGGGTGCCGGCGGGAGCGGTCGTGGAGTCGCGGCTGGGCGACGAGGTCATCGCGGGGCTCGAAGCCCGCGGCCACCGCATCAGCCGCGCGGGCGACTGGACGCTGGGCCGGCTGTCGTCGGTCGGGCGGGATGCCGCAACGGGCATCCTCAGCGCGGCGGCGAACCCGCGCGGGATGCAGGGGTACGCGGCCGGCCGGTGA
- a CDS encoding ATPase has translation MSDTSFTFDDSGAFDDGVADATRDIAEVPAVEVITTTAVHLMSAAAVKCGLADDPEHQTDLDEARKLIDALAGLVTASAQHVGDQHARSLRDGLRSLQLAFREASAIPDEIGKGPGEKYTGPVS, from the coding sequence GTGAGCGACACATCCTTCACCTTCGACGACTCCGGCGCCTTCGACGACGGCGTCGCGGATGCCACGCGCGACATCGCGGAGGTGCCCGCTGTCGAGGTGATCACCACCACCGCGGTGCACCTGATGAGCGCGGCCGCCGTCAAGTGCGGCCTGGCCGACGACCCGGAGCACCAGACCGACCTGGATGAGGCGCGCAAGCTGATCGACGCCCTCGCCGGCCTCGTCACGGCGAGCGCGCAGCATGTCGGCGACCAGCACGCGCGCAGCCTGCGCGACGGCCTCCGCTCGCTGCAGCTGGCGTTCCGTGAGGCGTCCGCCATTCCGGACGAGATCGGCAAGGGCCCCGGCGAGAAGTACACCGGCCCCGTCAGCTGA
- a CDS encoding translation initiation factor IF-3 produces the protein MRLAQEADLDLVEVAPNSKPPVAKIMDYGKFKYEAAQKAKEARRNQANTILKEVRFRLKIDKHDYETKRKRAEGFLKSGDKVKAMILFRGREQSRPEQGVRLLQRFAEDVAELGTVESNPTIDGRNMVMIISPLKNKSEAKQEANAQRAASKARAQGRDQEPVADAADAAQSDESSPAQATNEEK, from the coding sequence CTGCGACTCGCGCAGGAGGCCGACCTCGACCTGGTCGAAGTCGCGCCCAACTCCAAGCCGCCGGTCGCCAAGATCATGGACTACGGCAAGTTCAAGTACGAGGCTGCGCAGAAGGCCAAGGAGGCCCGGCGCAACCAGGCGAACACCATCCTCAAAGAGGTGCGGTTCCGCCTCAAGATCGACAAGCACGACTACGAGACCAAGCGCAAGCGCGCCGAGGGCTTCCTGAAGTCCGGCGACAAGGTGAAGGCCATGATCCTCTTCCGCGGCCGCGAGCAGTCGCGTCCGGAGCAGGGCGTGCGCCTTCTGCAGCGCTTCGCGGAGGACGTCGCCGAGCTCGGCACGGTGGAGTCCAACCCCACGATCGACGGGCGCAACATGGTGATGATCATCAGCCCGCTCAAGAACAAGTCCGAGGCCAAGCAAGAGGCCAACGCACAACGTGCCGCCTCCAAGGCGCGCGCCCAGGGGCGCGACCAGGAGCCGGTTGCTGACGCAGCGGATGCTGCTCAGTCCGACGAGAGTTCGCCCGCCCAGGCGACGAACGAGGAGAAGTAA
- a CDS encoding 50S ribosomal protein L35, producing MPKQKTHSGAKKRFKITGSGKVMKQQSGMRHNLEVKSSSRKRRLNAEQVVPEVDAKVIRRMLGK from the coding sequence ATGCCCAAGCAGAAGACCCACTCCGGCGCCAAGAAGCGCTTCAAGATCACCGGTAGCGGCAAGGTCATGAAGCAGCAGTCCGGCATGCGCCACAACCTCGAGGTCAAGTCCAGCAGCCGCAAGCGCCGCCTGAACGCCGAGCAGGTCGTCCCCGAGGTGGACGCCAAGGTCATCCGCCGGATGCTCGGCAAGTAA
- a CDS encoding 50S ribosomal protein L20, whose protein sequence is MARVKRAVNAHKKRRVILERAEGYRGQRSRLYRKAKEQVTHSLVYSYNDRRKRKGDFRRLWIQRINAASRANGLTYNRFIQGLGLAGVEVDRRILADLAITEPATFAALVETAKKALPADTSAPKADAAE, encoded by the coding sequence ATGGCAAGAGTGAAGAGGGCTGTCAACGCCCACAAGAAGCGTCGGGTCATCCTCGAGCGCGCCGAGGGCTACCGCGGTCAGCGGTCGCGCCTCTACCGCAAGGCCAAGGAGCAGGTCACCCACTCCTTGGTCTACTCCTACAACGACCGCCGCAAGCGCAAGGGCGACTTCCGTCGCCTGTGGATCCAGCGCATCAACGCGGCCTCGCGCGCCAACGGCCTCACCTACAACCGCTTCATCCAGGGCCTGGGCCTGGCGGGAGTCGAGGTCGACCGTCGTATCCTCGCCGACCTCGCGATCACCGAGCCCGCGACCTTCGCGGCCCTCGTCGAGACCGCCAAGAAGGCGCTGCCCGCCGACACGTCGGCCCCGAAGGCGGACGCTGCGGAGTAG
- a CDS encoding aldo/keto reductase produces the protein MTTSTLRPGGTFDLGGRTVARLGYGAMALEHLESDPGAGVALLRRAIDLGIDHIDTADFYGDSVSNRIIAQAAGDDRAVTVATKVGAIRRDAPLPLQLAQRPEQLRDQVHANLRTLGRERLDVVNLRRPEVGPGLTVPDDELVDLDDQLAALVALRDEGVIGAIGLSAVRIDTARRAVPAGIACVQNAYSVISRGFEDMLDLCRMEGIAWAPYFPLGSGFPQVPKVTDDPVVQGIADEVDATPAQVGLAWLLAHAPNILLIPGTSSIAHLEENSAAGDVRLTGEQVERLNAIGA, from the coding sequence ATGACCACGAGCACCCTTCGCCCCGGCGGCACGTTCGATCTGGGCGGTCGCACCGTGGCGCGTCTCGGTTACGGCGCGATGGCGCTCGAACACCTGGAGTCGGATCCGGGCGCCGGCGTCGCCCTCCTCCGCCGTGCGATCGACCTCGGCATCGACCACATCGATACCGCGGACTTCTACGGCGACAGCGTGTCGAACCGCATCATCGCGCAGGCGGCGGGCGACGACCGCGCCGTGACCGTCGCGACCAAGGTCGGGGCGATCCGGAGGGATGCGCCCCTTCCGCTGCAGCTCGCGCAGCGTCCCGAGCAGTTGCGGGACCAGGTGCACGCCAACCTCCGCACGCTCGGGCGGGAGCGGCTCGACGTCGTCAACCTGCGGAGGCCCGAGGTGGGTCCCGGTCTGACCGTGCCGGACGACGAGCTCGTCGATCTCGACGACCAGCTCGCCGCCCTCGTCGCGCTGCGCGACGAGGGCGTGATCGGTGCGATCGGTCTGAGTGCCGTCCGTATCGACACGGCGCGCCGCGCTGTGCCCGCCGGAATCGCCTGTGTGCAGAACGCCTACTCGGTGATCTCCCGCGGCTTCGAGGACATGCTCGACCTGTGCCGCATGGAGGGGATCGCCTGGGCGCCGTACTTCCCGCTGGGCAGCGGGTTCCCGCAAGTGCCCAAGGTGACCGACGACCCGGTCGTCCAGGGCATCGCGGACGAGGTGGATGCGACCCCCGCCCAGGTCGGCCTCGCTTGGCTGCTCGCGCACGCACCCAACATTCTGCTCATCCCGGGCACGTCGAGCATCGCGCACCTGGAGGAGAACAGCGCCGCCGGGGACGTGCGCCTGACCGGCGAGCAGGTGGAGCGGCTGAACGCGATCGGCGCCTGA